The following proteins are co-located in the Eptesicus fuscus isolate TK198812 chromosome 9, DD_ASM_mEF_20220401, whole genome shotgun sequence genome:
- the PTGFR gene encoding prostaglandin F2-alpha receptor isoform X2, whose product MSMNNSKQPVSPAAGLLSNATCQTGNRLSVFFSIIFMTVGILSNSLAIAILMKAYQRFRQKSKASFLLLASGLVITDFFGHLVNGTIAVFVYASDKDWIRFDQSNTLCSIFGISMVFSGLCPLFLGSVMAIERCIGVTKPIFHSTKITSRHVKVMLSGVCLFAVFIALLPILGHRDYQIQASRTWCFYKTEHIQDWEDRFYLLLFSFLGLLALGVSFLCNAVTGITLLRVKFKSQQHRQGRSHHFEMIIQLLAIMCVSCICWSPFLLTMANIGINGNHSMETCETTLFALRMATWNQILDPAKK is encoded by the exons CCTGCAGCCGGGCTCCTTTCAAATGCAACGTGCCAGACCGGAAACCggctctctgtctttttctcaaTAATCTTCATGACGGTGGGGATCTTATCAAACAGCCTTGCCATCGCTATACTCATGAAGGCCTATCAGAGATTTAGACAGAAGTCCAAGGCATCGTTTCTGCTCTTGGCTAGTGGCCTGGTAATCACAGACTTCTTTGGCCACCTCGTCAACGGGACGATAGCCGTCTTTGTATACGCTTCTGACAAAGACTGGATCCGCTTTGACCAGTCAAACACCCTGTGCAGTATTTTTGGTATCTCCATGGTATTTTCTGGCCTGTGCCCGCTTTTTCTGGGCAGCGTGATGGCCATTGAGCGATGTATCGGAGTCACCAAACCAATATTTCATTCTACAAAAATTACATCCAGGCATGTGAAAGTGATGCTGAGTGGGGTGTGCTTGTTTGCTGTTTTCATAGCTTTGCTGCCGATCCTTGGGCATCGAGACTATCAGATCCAAGCATCAAGGACCTGGTGTTTCTACAAAACAGAACATATCCAAGACTGGGAAGATAGGTTttaccttctccttttctcttttctgggGCTCTTAGCCCTGGGGGTTTCCTTCCTGTGCAATGCCGTCACAGGAATTACACTTTTAAGAGTGAAGTTTAAAAGTCAGCAGCACAGACAAGGCAGGTCTCATCATTTCGAAATGATCATCCAGCTCCTGGCTATCATGTGTGTCTCCTGCATTTGCTGGAGCCCGTTTCTG CTGACAATGGCCAACATTGGAATAAATGGAAATCATTCGATGGAGACCTGTGAAACTACACTCTTTGCTCTTCGAATGGCAACATGGAATCAAATTTTAGATCC cgcaaagaaataa
- the PTGFR gene encoding prostaglandin F2-alpha receptor isoform X1 — MSMNNSKQPVSPAAGLLSNATCQTGNRLSVFFSIIFMTVGILSNSLAIAILMKAYQRFRQKSKASFLLLASGLVITDFFGHLVNGTIAVFVYASDKDWIRFDQSNTLCSIFGISMVFSGLCPLFLGSVMAIERCIGVTKPIFHSTKITSRHVKVMLSGVCLFAVFIALLPILGHRDYQIQASRTWCFYKTEHIQDWEDRFYLLLFSFLGLLALGVSFLCNAVTGITLLRVKFKSQQHRQGRSHHFEMIIQLLAIMCVSCICWSPFLLTMANIGINGNHSMETCETTLFALRMATWNQILDPWVYILLRKAVLKNLYKLARRCCGVHVISLHMWELSSIKNSLKVAAISESPVAEKVNQQSPSLIGQQVSVGMGQN, encoded by the exons CCTGCAGCCGGGCTCCTTTCAAATGCAACGTGCCAGACCGGAAACCggctctctgtctttttctcaaTAATCTTCATGACGGTGGGGATCTTATCAAACAGCCTTGCCATCGCTATACTCATGAAGGCCTATCAGAGATTTAGACAGAAGTCCAAGGCATCGTTTCTGCTCTTGGCTAGTGGCCTGGTAATCACAGACTTCTTTGGCCACCTCGTCAACGGGACGATAGCCGTCTTTGTATACGCTTCTGACAAAGACTGGATCCGCTTTGACCAGTCAAACACCCTGTGCAGTATTTTTGGTATCTCCATGGTATTTTCTGGCCTGTGCCCGCTTTTTCTGGGCAGCGTGATGGCCATTGAGCGATGTATCGGAGTCACCAAACCAATATTTCATTCTACAAAAATTACATCCAGGCATGTGAAAGTGATGCTGAGTGGGGTGTGCTTGTTTGCTGTTTTCATAGCTTTGCTGCCGATCCTTGGGCATCGAGACTATCAGATCCAAGCATCAAGGACCTGGTGTTTCTACAAAACAGAACATATCCAAGACTGGGAAGATAGGTTttaccttctccttttctcttttctgggGCTCTTAGCCCTGGGGGTTTCCTTCCTGTGCAATGCCGTCACAGGAATTACACTTTTAAGAGTGAAGTTTAAAAGTCAGCAGCACAGACAAGGCAGGTCTCATCATTTCGAAATGATCATCCAGCTCCTGGCTATCATGTGTGTCTCCTGCATTTGCTGGAGCCCGTTTCTG CTGACAATGGCCAACATTGGAATAAATGGAAATCATTCGATGGAGACCTGTGAAACTACACTCTTTGCTCTTCGAATGGCAACATGGAATCAAATTTTAGATCCGTGGGTGTATATTCTTCTACGGAAGGCAGTCCTTAAGAATCTCTACAAGCTTGCCCGGCGCTGCTGTGGAGTGCATGTCATCAGCTTACATATGTGGGAACTTAGCTCCATTAAAAATTCCTTAAAGGTTGCTGCGATTTCTGAGTCACCAGTTGCAGAAAAAGTAAATCAGCAATCACCTAGTTTAATAGGACAGCAAGTCAGTGTAGGTATGGGACAAAATTAA